In a genomic window of Akkermansia massiliensis:
- the cydB gene encoding cytochrome d ubiquinol oxidase subunit II, with the protein MLDNLTLTDLQIIWFILVGVLFSGYAILDGFDLGTGALQLFIKGDENRRLTLNAVGPVWDGNEVWLITGGGALFAAFPYVYASVFSGFYLAFMLLLLTLIFRAVSIEFRSKQPMKWWRRGWDTTFSISSLLAALLIGVAMGNVTKGIPLDDQGNFTGTFLSLLNPYSVLLGLTTVALFAMHGGIYLLMKTQGSLQEQIKKLLRPCVIIFTVLIILHGAATLLYVPHVAAALHRSPWIYGIAVLAVISITAIWIFIHRNRPGWAFVASCSTMGCMMALFGAAMFPNLLYSMPNPENSLTLVNGSSTRESLVVMTYIAILGVPLVLAYSAAIYWVFRGKVQLNEHSY; encoded by the coding sequence ATGTTGGACAATCTTACTCTTACAGACCTGCAAATCATCTGGTTCATCCTCGTCGGCGTGCTCTTCTCCGGATATGCCATTCTGGACGGCTTTGACCTGGGCACCGGAGCCCTTCAGCTTTTCATCAAGGGTGATGAAAACAGAAGGCTCACGCTAAACGCCGTGGGCCCTGTATGGGACGGAAACGAAGTCTGGCTCATCACGGGGGGCGGCGCCCTCTTCGCCGCCTTCCCGTACGTGTACGCCTCCGTCTTCTCCGGGTTTTACCTGGCCTTCATGCTCCTGCTGCTCACCCTCATCTTCCGCGCCGTCTCCATCGAATTCCGGAGCAAGCAGCCCATGAAATGGTGGCGCAGGGGGTGGGACACCACCTTTTCCATCAGCAGCCTCCTGGCCGCCCTGCTCATCGGCGTAGCCATGGGGAACGTCACCAAGGGCATTCCGCTGGACGATCAGGGCAACTTCACCGGAACCTTCCTCAGCCTGCTGAACCCCTACTCCGTTCTTCTGGGGCTGACGACGGTGGCCCTGTTCGCCATGCACGGAGGCATCTACCTCCTGATGAAAACACAGGGAAGCCTGCAGGAACAGATCAAAAAACTGCTCAGGCCCTGCGTCATCATCTTCACCGTCCTGATCATCCTTCACGGAGCGGCCACCCTGCTGTACGTGCCGCACGTAGCGGCGGCCCTGCACCGCTCCCCCTGGATTTACGGCATCGCGGTGCTGGCGGTCATTTCCATCACCGCCATCTGGATCTTCATCCACAGGAACCGTCCGGGCTGGGCCTTCGTCGCCTCCTGCTCCACCATGGGCTGCATGATGGCCCTCTTCGGGGCGGCCATGTTCCCCAACCTGCTCTATTCCATGCCCAACCCGGAGAACTCCCTGACGCTCGTCAACGGCTCCTCCACGCGTGAAAGCCTGGTCGTGATGACGTACATCGCCATCCTGGGCGTGCCGCTCGTCCTGGCCTACTCCGCCGCCATCTACTGGGTCTTCCGCGGGAAGGTCCAGCTCAACGAACACAGCTATTGA